A single window of Carassius auratus strain Wakin chromosome 9, ASM336829v1, whole genome shotgun sequence DNA harbors:
- the fign gene encoding fidgetin isoform X1 has translation MITSSSVHGLKMQWTPEHAQWAEQHFDISSTTRSPAHKAEAYRGHLQRTYQYAWANDDISALTASNLLKKYAEKYSGILEGPSERALLCSYSESAPGLLNGRKSESEVWQEGIYPMSCAADVVSASKTGMTAALPPPDVTASVGSSTGVAGSLSEPSYSSSNCGNHASTALHSGIPSQEFASSYNGSYLHCTYSGGQSTPALPSPHPSPLHSAGLLQPPPPTLVPSYNASSPNLSSYNYPPAGYPPQTAVAPGYSPGGAPPPSAYLPSGIAAPTPLPPSTLPGYSYQSHSHAPIAPTPLNGSSANTLKRKAFYMTGQGDMDSSYGNFNYSQQRSAQSPMYRMPDNSLVDSTRGNGFDRNADTSSLAFKPTKQSMPPDQQRKFGSQSGRALTPPSYGSSKGSLGSLRPGESFGKFGSPVLSDHGDDNRQHHPHSIGTATSSSHPAEEQLKNSDANLVEMVTTEILQQTPPVDWSDIAGLEMAKATIKDEVLWPILRPDMYSGMATLPRSILLFGPQGTGRTLLGRCMASQLGAAFLLLSGSALVTKWLGEGEKIIQASFLVARCRQPSVVFISDVDLLLSAQLSEESPVNRIKSELLLQLDGVLSSPEEHVLVVCSTSKPEEIDESLRRYFVKRLLVPLPDATARHQIISQLLSQHNYCLSDKEVALLVQRTDGFSGLDVVRLCQEAMVGPLHGMSGADLSGMIPGQMRPVSYQDFENVFCKIQPSISQKELDTYTEWNKMFGCSQ, from the coding sequence gcttAAAGATGCAGTGGACCCCAGAGCATGCGCAGTGGGCTGAGcaacattttgacatttcatcCACCACACGTTCCCCCGCACATAAAGCAGAGGCATACCGCGGACACCTGCAGAGGACCTACCAGTATGCCTGGGCCAATGACGATATATCAGCACTGACAGCCTCCAACCTTCTGAAGAAGTATGCAGAGAAGTATTCCGGTATCCTGGAGGGTCCCAGTGAGCGGGCGCTCCTGTGCTCGTACTCCGAGAGCGCCCCAGGACTCTTGAACGGACGCAAGTCGGAGAGTGAAGTATGGCAGGAGGGGATCTACCCAATGAGCTGTGCTGCAGATGTGGTTTCTGCAAGTAAGACTGGCATGACGGCCGCGCTTCCTCCTCCAGATGTGACGGCAAGTGTCGGCAGCTCCACAGGGGTGGCAGGTAGCTTGAGCGAGCCCAGCTACTCCAGCAGTAACTGCGGGAATCATGCGTCTACTGCTCTGCACTCGGGGATCCCCTCTCAGGAATTTGCTAGCAGTTATAATGGCTCGTACTTGCATTGCACTTACAGTGGCGGCCAAAGCACACCAGCTCTCCCGTCCCCACATCCCTCACCTTTGCACAGCGCTGGGCTCCTTCAGCCTCCACCTCCAACCCTAGTGCCCAGCTACAATGCAAGTTCCCCCAATCTCTCCAGTTACAATTACCCTCCAGCAGGTTATCCCCCACAGACTGCTGTTGCCCCAGGCTACAGCCCAGGTGGAGCACCCCCTCCCTCAGCTTACTTGCCCTCAGGCATTGCTGCCCCCACTCCCTTACCCCCTTCCACCCTTCCCGGTTACTCCTACCAGTCCCACAGCCATGCGCCAATTGCACCAACACCTTTGAACGGCAGCTCGGCCAACACACTGAAAAGAAAAGCGTTTTACATGACAGGCCAGGGAGATATGGACTCCAGTTATGGAAATTTTAACTACAGCCAGCAGCGTTCTGCTCAAAGCCCCATGTACAGAATGCCAGACAACAGTCTTGTTGACTCAACCAGAGGGAATGGATTTGACAGGAATGCTGACACTTCATCTTTGGCATTTAAGCCCACAAAGCAGTCAATGCCACCAGATCAGCAGCGGAAATTTGGCAGCCAGTCCGGCAGGGCATTAACCCCTCCTTCTTACGGATCCTCCAAAGGTTCCTTGGGATCCCTGCGGCCAGGCGAGTCATTTGGAAAGTTCGGTTCCCCTGTTTTGAGTGACCACGGGGatgacaacagacagcatcacCCCCATTCCATTGGCACGGCCACTTCATCCAGCCATCCTGCTGAGGAGCAATTAAAAAACAGTGATGCTAATTTGGTAGAGATGGTCACCACTGAGATTCTGCAGCAGACACCCCCTGTGGACTGGAGTGACATTGCTGGTCTGGAGATGGCAAAAGCCACAATTAAAGATGAGGTCCTGTGGCCTATTCTAAGGCCAGACATGTACAGCGGTATGGCCACATTACCTCGCAGCATCCTTCTCTTTGGACCTCAGGGCACGGGCCGGACTCTGCTTGGCCGGTGTATGGCCAGTCAGCTTGGCGCAGCTTTCCTCCTCCTTAGTGGCTCAGCACTGGTCACAAAATGGCTTGGAGAGGGTGAGAAAATCATCCAGGCCTCGTTCCTTGTTGCTCGCTGCCGGCAGCCTTCAGTGGTTTTCATCAGCGATGTAGATCTGCTTTTGTCTGCCCAGTTGAGCGAAGAAAGTCCTGTGAACCGAATCAAGAGTGAACTCCTCCTCCAGCTTGATGGAGTCCTGAGTTCTCCAGAGGAACATGTTCTAGTAGTATGTTCCACCAGCAAACCTGAAGAGATTGATGAGTCTCTACGAAGGTACTTTGTTAAGCGGTTGCTCGTCCCCTTACCGGATGCCACCGCACGACACCAGATAATCAGCCAGCTGCTCTCACAGCACAACTACTGCCTCAGCGACAAAGAGGTTGCACTGCTTGTTCAGCGGACAGACGGCTTCTCTGGGTTGGATGTGGTCCGACTTTGCCAGGAGGCCATGGTTGGTCCTCTCCATGGCATGTCTGGTGCAGACCTTTCTGGAATGATCCCAGGTCAGATGAGACCGGTGTCATACCAAGACTTTGAGAATGTGTTTTGCAAAATCCAACCCAGCATATCACAGAAAGAACTCGATACATACACTGAATGGAATAAGATGTTTGGTTGTAGTCAGTAA
- the fign gene encoding fidgetin isoform X2, producing the protein MQWTPEHAQWAEQHFDISSTTRSPAHKAEAYRGHLQRTYQYAWANDDISALTASNLLKKYAEKYSGILEGPSERALLCSYSESAPGLLNGRKSESEVWQEGIYPMSCAADVVSASKTGMTAALPPPDVTASVGSSTGVAGSLSEPSYSSSNCGNHASTALHSGIPSQEFASSYNGSYLHCTYSGGQSTPALPSPHPSPLHSAGLLQPPPPTLVPSYNASSPNLSSYNYPPAGYPPQTAVAPGYSPGGAPPPSAYLPSGIAAPTPLPPSTLPGYSYQSHSHAPIAPTPLNGSSANTLKRKAFYMTGQGDMDSSYGNFNYSQQRSAQSPMYRMPDNSLVDSTRGNGFDRNADTSSLAFKPTKQSMPPDQQRKFGSQSGRALTPPSYGSSKGSLGSLRPGESFGKFGSPVLSDHGDDNRQHHPHSIGTATSSSHPAEEQLKNSDANLVEMVTTEILQQTPPVDWSDIAGLEMAKATIKDEVLWPILRPDMYSGMATLPRSILLFGPQGTGRTLLGRCMASQLGAAFLLLSGSALVTKWLGEGEKIIQASFLVARCRQPSVVFISDVDLLLSAQLSEESPVNRIKSELLLQLDGVLSSPEEHVLVVCSTSKPEEIDESLRRYFVKRLLVPLPDATARHQIISQLLSQHNYCLSDKEVALLVQRTDGFSGLDVVRLCQEAMVGPLHGMSGADLSGMIPGQMRPVSYQDFENVFCKIQPSISQKELDTYTEWNKMFGCSQ; encoded by the coding sequence ATGCAGTGGACCCCAGAGCATGCGCAGTGGGCTGAGcaacattttgacatttcatcCACCACACGTTCCCCCGCACATAAAGCAGAGGCATACCGCGGACACCTGCAGAGGACCTACCAGTATGCCTGGGCCAATGACGATATATCAGCACTGACAGCCTCCAACCTTCTGAAGAAGTATGCAGAGAAGTATTCCGGTATCCTGGAGGGTCCCAGTGAGCGGGCGCTCCTGTGCTCGTACTCCGAGAGCGCCCCAGGACTCTTGAACGGACGCAAGTCGGAGAGTGAAGTATGGCAGGAGGGGATCTACCCAATGAGCTGTGCTGCAGATGTGGTTTCTGCAAGTAAGACTGGCATGACGGCCGCGCTTCCTCCTCCAGATGTGACGGCAAGTGTCGGCAGCTCCACAGGGGTGGCAGGTAGCTTGAGCGAGCCCAGCTACTCCAGCAGTAACTGCGGGAATCATGCGTCTACTGCTCTGCACTCGGGGATCCCCTCTCAGGAATTTGCTAGCAGTTATAATGGCTCGTACTTGCATTGCACTTACAGTGGCGGCCAAAGCACACCAGCTCTCCCGTCCCCACATCCCTCACCTTTGCACAGCGCTGGGCTCCTTCAGCCTCCACCTCCAACCCTAGTGCCCAGCTACAATGCAAGTTCCCCCAATCTCTCCAGTTACAATTACCCTCCAGCAGGTTATCCCCCACAGACTGCTGTTGCCCCAGGCTACAGCCCAGGTGGAGCACCCCCTCCCTCAGCTTACTTGCCCTCAGGCATTGCTGCCCCCACTCCCTTACCCCCTTCCACCCTTCCCGGTTACTCCTACCAGTCCCACAGCCATGCGCCAATTGCACCAACACCTTTGAACGGCAGCTCGGCCAACACACTGAAAAGAAAAGCGTTTTACATGACAGGCCAGGGAGATATGGACTCCAGTTATGGAAATTTTAACTACAGCCAGCAGCGTTCTGCTCAAAGCCCCATGTACAGAATGCCAGACAACAGTCTTGTTGACTCAACCAGAGGGAATGGATTTGACAGGAATGCTGACACTTCATCTTTGGCATTTAAGCCCACAAAGCAGTCAATGCCACCAGATCAGCAGCGGAAATTTGGCAGCCAGTCCGGCAGGGCATTAACCCCTCCTTCTTACGGATCCTCCAAAGGTTCCTTGGGATCCCTGCGGCCAGGCGAGTCATTTGGAAAGTTCGGTTCCCCTGTTTTGAGTGACCACGGGGatgacaacagacagcatcacCCCCATTCCATTGGCACGGCCACTTCATCCAGCCATCCTGCTGAGGAGCAATTAAAAAACAGTGATGCTAATTTGGTAGAGATGGTCACCACTGAGATTCTGCAGCAGACACCCCCTGTGGACTGGAGTGACATTGCTGGTCTGGAGATGGCAAAAGCCACAATTAAAGATGAGGTCCTGTGGCCTATTCTAAGGCCAGACATGTACAGCGGTATGGCCACATTACCTCGCAGCATCCTTCTCTTTGGACCTCAGGGCACGGGCCGGACTCTGCTTGGCCGGTGTATGGCCAGTCAGCTTGGCGCAGCTTTCCTCCTCCTTAGTGGCTCAGCACTGGTCACAAAATGGCTTGGAGAGGGTGAGAAAATCATCCAGGCCTCGTTCCTTGTTGCTCGCTGCCGGCAGCCTTCAGTGGTTTTCATCAGCGATGTAGATCTGCTTTTGTCTGCCCAGTTGAGCGAAGAAAGTCCTGTGAACCGAATCAAGAGTGAACTCCTCCTCCAGCTTGATGGAGTCCTGAGTTCTCCAGAGGAACATGTTCTAGTAGTATGTTCCACCAGCAAACCTGAAGAGATTGATGAGTCTCTACGAAGGTACTTTGTTAAGCGGTTGCTCGTCCCCTTACCGGATGCCACCGCACGACACCAGATAATCAGCCAGCTGCTCTCACAGCACAACTACTGCCTCAGCGACAAAGAGGTTGCACTGCTTGTTCAGCGGACAGACGGCTTCTCTGGGTTGGATGTGGTCCGACTTTGCCAGGAGGCCATGGTTGGTCCTCTCCATGGCATGTCTGGTGCAGACCTTTCTGGAATGATCCCAGGTCAGATGAGACCGGTGTCATACCAAGACTTTGAGAATGTGTTTTGCAAAATCCAACCCAGCATATCACAGAAAGAACTCGATACATACACTGAATGGAATAAGATGTTTGGTTGTAGTCAGTAA